The Osmerus eperlanus chromosome 12, fOsmEpe2.1, whole genome shotgun sequence genome has a segment encoding these proteins:
- the uros gene encoding uroporphyrinogen-III synthase, with amino-acid sequence MRVLLLKEPREGDSGPDPYIQELASYGHTAKLIPVLSFKLMSLNTLLDKLFQPDKYGGLIFTSPRAVEAVNMCLKVEERKQEWNSHVKDKWNAKSIYVVGKTTASLVQHLGLVPLGEDTGTADVLSQFILDRHNSRTLPLFFPCGSIKREVLPTALRENGMLLETLTVYETAPHPDLENNLTDYFTEQGVPASITFFSPSGFKFCFETVRRLLSEQLNQIKFSAIGPTTAEAMMAEGLSVSCCAEKPTAEHLAAGIAKALE; translated from the exons ATGCGTGTACTACTTTTGAAAGAGCCAAGAGAGGGAGATTCTGGACCTGACCCATACATACAG GAACTGGCATCATATGGACATACAGCCAAATTAATTCCTGTATTGTCTTTTAAGTTGATGTCTTTGAACACCTTGTTGGACAAG CTTTTTCAACCAGACAAGTATGGTGGCCTCATCTTTACTAGTCCTAGGGCTGTTGAGGCTGTCAACATGTGTTTAAAGGTAGAAGAAAGAAAGCAAG AGTGGAATAGTCATGTAAAAGACAAATGGAATGCCAAGTCCATTTATGTTGTTGGAAAGACTACCGCATCTTTAG TGCAACATCTGGGTTTGGTTCCTCTGGGAGAAGATACTGGGACTGCAGATGTTTTGTCACAATTCATTCTTGACA GACACAATTCCAGGACATTACCATTATTCTTCCCCTGTGGATCAATCAAAAGAGAAGTGCTTCCCACTGCTTTAAGGGAAAATG GAATGCTTCTTGAGACACTAACAGTCTATGAAACAGCTCCACATCCTGACCTGGAaaataatttgacagactattttACTGAACAG GGTGTCCCGGCCAGCATTACTTTCTTCAGCCCATCAGGATTCAAGTTTTGCTTTGAAACGGTTAGAAGATTATTGTCTGAACAGCTCAATCAAATCAAG TTTTCAGCCATTGGACCTACTACAGCAGAGGCCATGATGGCAGAAGGACTATCAGTAAGCTGTTGTGCAGAGAAGCCCACTGCTGAACATCTAGCCGCAGGGATAGCAAAGGCTTTAGAGTAA